The genomic stretch TCGCCGAAAGCCCTCGAGGCAGGATCAATCAGGCGCGAGTCGAGCTCTGCCTCGACCGCACGGGCTCGGCACTCACGGCCCTGCGTTCGATCACCAATGCACATTTGCCGGCACGCCTTGCAGCCGAAGCTGCCGCCCTCGAGGCGGCAGTGATGCTCCGGATCTCCGCCAAGCCACGGGCACTTGGGATCATCGATCACCTCGGAGAACTGCTCAGGAGTACTCAGATGCTCCTGCCCTTGGCGCTCTTGCCCGCCCACGACCACAGCCGGGTCGTCACAGCACTACGGAAGGCAGGATACGCGGAAGTCCTCGACGGGAGTCCTGTCCGATCCGTGCTCACGACCTCAACGACGGGTACGCCGCTGACGCAACGCGAATTGACGGTGCTCGAAACGTTCAGAACTGTTCCCACTGTCACAGAGGTCGCCGCTCGACTCAGCGTCTCCTCCAACACAGTGAAGTCGCACCTGCGTAGCGTCTACCGGAAATTCGGCGTCTCCAAGCGAGAAGACGCGATCGCCGTCGCGATCAGCAGACACCTGTTCGTGGATCCTGACTGAAGCTACAAATCAGGCTGAGGGCGATACGCGCTACAAAGCGCGACTCCCGCGATGTGTGTGCCCCGCCGAACCGCTCGCCCCCCACGACAGACCGCCCCGGTTCGTTCCGGCCCAGCCCAGGACAACACGCCGTGCGCTCGAGTGCACCGTCACTTCCGTGCTGCGCCGCGCGATCTTCGCGTCAGTCGGGAGGGACGCCGCACTCGGTGGCGCCACGGCGGCATCGTTGTCTCACCGGCGGCGGCGACGCTTTCTTGCGACGGCCCGGGCCCATAGCCTGGTCGCATGCGTCCAGCCTCAACGTTGCCCGCGACGACGGATGTGCTGGTCGTCGGCGCCGGCCCGACCGGGCTCATGCTCGCGAACTGGCTGCAGCGGCTTAGCGTCGATCACGTCCTCATCGACGGCAAGGACGGGCCGACGCGTCAATCCCGTGCGATCGCCGTGCAGCAGCGCTCATTCGAGCTCTACGCGCAGCTCGGCATGATCGATCCGGTGCGCGACGAGTCGGTCGCCGCCCGGTACGTGCGTCCCGGCTGGCAACGACGGGCCGCGCCGGTGCCGCTGCCGGTCGGACGCATCGGGCTCGGCATGTCCGCGTACCCCGGGATCCACATTCTCGAGCAGTCGGCGAACGAGCGGCTCCTGGTGTCGCACCTCCGAGACGCGGGCGGCACGGTCTCCTGGGGGCACGAACTGGCGTCGCTCGACCGCGACGACCACGGCGTCACGGCGCACGTCACGCACGACGGCGGCACGCGAGAGATCCGGGCGCGATGGTGCGTCGGCGCAGACGGGGCGTCGTCGCCGGTGCGCAAGGCCGCGGACATCCCGTTCAGCGGCACGACGAGCCCCGACACGTTCTGGGTCGCCGACGCGACCGGCGTGGAGGGCCTGCCCGCGGAAACGGTGAGTGTGCGACTCGGCACGGGCTCCTTCATGATCACGTTCCCGCTCCATGGCGAGCGGCGGCACCGGCTCGTCGGCGTCATCCGCGGCGAGCCGGACGAAGCCGCCGCCCGGCGAATCGCCGAAGAGGGGTTCGGCGTCACCTGGCGCGAATCGGGATGGTTCTCGACGTATCGCCTGCACTCGCGGGTCGCCGACCGCTTCCGCGACGGACGTATCGTGCTCGCCGGCGACGCCGCGCACGTGCACTCGCCGGTCGGGGGCCAGGGCATGAACACCGGCCTGCAAGATGCCCACAACCTCGCCTTCAAGCTGGCCGCCGTGCTCGACGGCACGGCCACCGACGCGCTCCTCGACCGTTACGACGCCGAGCGGCGCCCGGTCGCGCGCCGCCTCGTGAGCACCAGCGACGCGGCATTCCGCTTCGTGACCGATCAGCGCCCGCGCAATCGGCGCCTGCGCCGGCTCGCCGTGCCGCTCATCGCCCCCGTCATGCCCCTGCTGCTCCGCCTTCCCGTCGGCCGTTCCGCGGTCGCCGCCGTCGGCCAGCTCCGCATCCACTACTGGATGTCGGACGCAGCCAAGGGTCGTGCACGGGGCCGCCGCGACCGCGTCGTCGGCCGTCGGCTGCCGTGGACAGGATCGAATCACGGCGTGCTTCGCGAGGCGACCTGGCAGGTCCACGCCTATTCGCCGGCGCCCCCATCGCTCGACGGCATGCCCGAGCTGGTGTCAGCCGCCCACCGGTTCGATCCGCGGCCCGACGTCGGCCTGCTTCGCGATCGCTGGTACCTCGTTCGTCCCGACGGATTCGTCGCTGCGGCCGCTCCGCCCGACGGCGCGCCGGCCGAGTTCGCCCGCGTGCTCCGGGAGCACGGGTACGGCGATCGGGCCGTGCGTGCTCGGGCGGCGGCGGTCGCCGAAGCGCCCCCGCGTGGTCGGCCGAGCGGCCAACGGCCGGACGACTGAGCACGCCGCGTCAACCGGGACGTTCCCTCGGCGTCACCCTGCCGCCACTGGCCTGGGTTACCGTACGCCAAATGTTCCACGAGACTCGACGAGGTGCGCAAATGACGCCGACTGCCGGGTGGCGCGACGAGCTCGACGCTGCCTGGCGCGAAATCGAGGAGTGGTACGCCGAGCATGATGCCGCCCACCTGCTGTCGGCCGGCGCGAGCGAAGCCGACGTCGGCAAGGTCGAGGCGCAGCTCGATGTCGTGCTGCCTGCCCTCCTCCGAGCCTCGCTCCTGCGCCACAACGGCACCCGGCGGGACGGCTGGGCCCGGGGAACCCTGCTGTCCTGCGGCAGCATCGTCGCAGCGACCGAGCTGTGGCGGCGCATCGCCGACCACGGCGAGGATGTCCCCGCCGACTACGTCTGCCCGGACGCCGAACGCGGCCTGCTGCAGCCCGGCTGGTGGCACGCGGGCTGGGTCGCCATCGACGAGGACCGGCTCGGCAACGCGACCGGGGTCGACACGGCGCCCGGGCCCCTCGGCAGCTACGGCCAAGTGTTGGAGATGGACCGCATAACGGGCCCGATCCTCTCGAGCGGCGACGTGGTCGAGTACCTGTGCGAAGTCGCCGACTCGCTGGAAGACCTTCGCGTCGGCGGCGGCGGCACCCTCGAAGAGAACGACGTGTGGGAGGGCGACGACGCGCCGAGCGCCCCCTCGCGCTGACACGTCGTAGCTCGGGCGATGGCGCGTCGCGTCTCGGGATCGATCGTCCCTCGCGGCTAGGGGCTGTCGTCGTCGTTGAGCCACTCGTCAAACATCGCCCGCACGTCATCGCGCCGGTCATTGCGGCCCGCGTCGCGATCGCGCCCGCCGCTGCGCGCGTCGTCGCGACCGCGCCGGGGGCCGCTCGCGTCGCCGTTCTGCGGTGGTCGGCCGGCGGAGGCCGGTGGCACGCCGTCGGGCCCGTCGGGACCCTGGGTCCCGGGGCCGCCACTTTCGTTGCGCAGTTGCGCGCGGCGGCGTTCGGCGGCTCCTCGCGGCCCGCGCGACGGCGGGATGGGCGATTCCCGCGAGGGGTGGTGTCCGGCGAGGCGCTGTTGTTCGGCAAGGCGCTGCTCCTCGGCACGGCGCTGCCTGGCGATCGACGCCTGCCGTTCGGCATCGGTTGGCTGTTCGGCGCCGCGCTCGGTCTCGGCCGCTCGCCGCCGCGCCGCCTCGCGGGCGCGCTTCTCGGCGATTGCGCGCGCAGCGTCCTGCTCCAACATGCGACGCTCGCGGCGGGTGCGCGGCCCCGTGGGGCCGGTCGCATGGAGTGGCAACAGGATGCCGGCGGTCGACAGATCGCCCGTCGCGTTCATCGCGGCGAAAGCGCCACCGTAGGCGCCCTGTTCGCGCCGCTCGACCTCGGGATCACTCGGCCGATCCGCCTGCCGGCTCGCCGCCGAGCCGAGCCACGCCGACCACGCGTCGTCGCGTGCCCGCAGCTCGTCCGGGTCGCGGTCGCGACCGCGCGGGGCGCCGGCACCGCGCCCGCGCGAGGTGCCGGCTCCGCGCTCGCGCGGTGCTGGGCCCACAGGTGACCCTGGGTCGGCCGCACCATCCGGCACGGCGTGGCCATCGCCCTCAAGGCCCCACGCGCCATCCGGCCACGTTTCCGGCGCGCCGGGCTCGGTTGCGGCGGGCGGGGTCGGTTGCCCTGCCGTCGGAGGCAAGCCCCCGGGAGCGATCGGAGCATCCACGCCGATCGCGGCACCGCCTGCTTCACCGCCCCGGTCACCGCCCGCGTCACGGTTCGCCGCGTCGTCGTCGCGTCGCTCACGCGAGGGATCATCGGCGGGGCGCGCGGCGGGCAGCACCGCGACGAGTCGTCCGAGCCCCACCCGGCGCAGCAGAGGATCAAGACCTTCGCGCAGCTCGGGCGACCGCATGGCGAACATAGTCACGAGGTACACGAGCGCCATGACGCCGCCGCCGGCCGCGCATCCCAGCAGCGCCGGACCGATGCCACTGCGGGCGAAGCCGTCGTCGACGTACGCCCCGAGCATCCACATGAGGCCGAAGCCGACGGCGGCAGCGGCGAGACCGCCGATTGCGAACCGCACGTAGGAGCGCGCGATGCGGCGAAGATCGAGGTGCCCGATGCGGAGCCGGAGCAGCACGAGCAGGATGACGAGGCGCACGACCGAGACGGCTGACTGCGACAGGGCCAGGCCCGCGGCGATCATGTGCACCTCGAGCGTGGCCGCGAGGGCCATGCCGAACACGTGGAGCGGCATGGTCGCGAGAAACACCCAGAACTGCGTCCGCGTGTCTTCGAGCGCGAAGAAGGCGCGCTGGACGAGGAAGAGGCCGCAGAATGAGACGAGTCCGATCAGGAAGCAGCAGAGCACGATCGCGATGTCGGTGACGCCCTCTTGCGTCGACTCGAAGATCCTCGCGAACGGCGGCGAGATGACGGCGATCGCCCAGGCCGAGAAGACGATGAAGAGGCCGATGAGCCGCGCACCGCCCGAGAAGTCCCGCACGAGAT from Pseudoclavibacter endophyticus encodes the following:
- a CDS encoding SMI1/KNR4 family protein; translation: MTPTAGWRDELDAAWREIEEWYAEHDAAHLLSAGASEADVGKVEAQLDVVLPALLRASLLRHNGTRRDGWARGTLLSCGSIVAATELWRRIADHGEDVPADYVCPDAERGLLQPGWWHAGWVAIDEDRLGNATGVDTAPGPLGSYGQVLEMDRITGPILSSGDVVEYLCEVADSLEDLRVGGGGTLEENDVWEGDDAPSAPSR
- the murJ gene encoding murein biosynthesis integral membrane protein MurJ, with amino-acid sequence MARGGIGRASMLLASGTLVSRMLGFVKAIVLAQTIGVIGNGADAFANANMLPSSIYSIIAGGVLNAVLVPQVVRAARHDDGGQQYINRLVTIAIAGLAGIALIATIAVPLIARLYGFSIEDPDLLTLVIALAYWCMPQIFFYGLYAVLGEVLNARGLFGPFTWAPVLNNVIGIGFLVLFSVIYGADPTGDRPISEWTPDMIALLGSTTTAGVACQALILFVFWRRVGLTYRPDFRWRGTGLGKAGKLIGWTFGMLLVLQFSGLIETIVLNIAAGKAVSVAAFQNAYLIFVLPHSIITVSIATAYFTRMSAAAGENRLGDLVRDFSGGARLIGLFIVFSAWAIAVISPPFARIFESTQEGVTDIAIVLCCFLIGLVSFCGLFLVQRAFFALEDTRTQFWVFLATMPLHVFGMALAATLEVHMIAAGLALSQSAVSVVRLVILLVLLRLRIGHLDLRRIARSYVRFAIGGLAAAAVGFGLMWMLGAYVDDGFARSGIGPALLGCAAGGGVMALVYLVTMFAMRSPELREGLDPLLRRVGLGRLVAVLPAARPADDPSRERRDDDAANRDAGGDRGGEAGGAAIGVDAPIAPGGLPPTAGQPTPPAATEPGAPETWPDGAWGLEGDGHAVPDGAADPGSPVGPAPRERGAGTSRGRGAGAPRGRDRDPDELRARDDAWSAWLGSAASRQADRPSDPEVERREQGAYGGAFAAMNATGDLSTAGILLPLHATGPTGPRTRRERRMLEQDAARAIAEKRAREAARRRAAETERGAEQPTDAERQASIARQRRAEEQRLAEQQRLAGHHPSRESPIPPSRGPRGAAERRRAQLRNESGGPGTQGPDGPDGVPPASAGRPPQNGDASGPRRGRDDARSGGRDRDAGRNDRRDDVRAMFDEWLNDDDSP
- a CDS encoding FAD-dependent monooxygenase encodes the protein MRPASTLPATTDVLVVGAGPTGLMLANWLQRLSVDHVLIDGKDGPTRQSRAIAVQQRSFELYAQLGMIDPVRDESVAARYVRPGWQRRAAPVPLPVGRIGLGMSAYPGIHILEQSANERLLVSHLRDAGGTVSWGHELASLDRDDHGVTAHVTHDGGTREIRARWCVGADGASSPVRKAADIPFSGTTSPDTFWVADATGVEGLPAETVSVRLGTGSFMITFPLHGERRHRLVGVIRGEPDEAAARRIAEEGFGVTWRESGWFSTYRLHSRVADRFRDGRIVLAGDAAHVHSPVGGQGMNTGLQDAHNLAFKLAAVLDGTATDALLDRYDAERRPVARRLVSTSDAAFRFVTDQRPRNRRLRRLAVPLIAPVMPLLLRLPVGRSAVAAVGQLRIHYWMSDAAKGRARGRRDRVVGRRLPWTGSNHGVLREATWQVHAYSPAPPSLDGMPELVSAAHRFDPRPDVGLLRDRWYLVRPDGFVAAAAPPDGAPAEFARVLREHGYGDRAVRARAAAVAEAPPRGRPSGQRPDD